The following proteins are co-located in the Marinomonas profundi genome:
- a CDS encoding sulfite exporter TauE/SafE family protein, with translation MDWLLISLIAIAVFITGISKGGFSGAFGIIAVPLISLQTSPTVAAAIMLPILCMMDIFTVQKFWKKWNTEQLIKCIPAAIIGVIIGGLTASWFSTDWLKIMVGVIAVGFTLNAWPRKNRVTPLEPLSAIAGKFWCGLGGFTSFIAHAGGPPMSVYLLRANLDKTQYVATAAVIFTAINYVKLIPYGMLGQFNTSNILLSLSFIPVAFLGVQLGAWLHYKISTTVFFKAMYSFLFLTGVKLIWDGISALN, from the coding sequence ATGGATTGGTTACTTATCTCCCTCATTGCCATTGCCGTTTTTATCACCGGCATCTCTAAAGGTGGTTTTTCTGGAGCCTTTGGTATCATTGCGGTACCACTTATCTCTCTGCAAACGTCCCCCACCGTAGCGGCCGCTATTATGCTGCCTATTTTATGCATGATGGACATTTTTACCGTGCAAAAATTCTGGAAGAAGTGGAACACAGAGCAGCTTATCAAGTGCATTCCAGCCGCTATCATAGGCGTTATTATTGGCGGATTGACGGCATCGTGGTTTTCGACCGATTGGCTAAAAATAATGGTAGGCGTTATTGCTGTGGGCTTTACACTCAACGCTTGGCCAAGAAAAAATCGAGTCACGCCACTCGAGCCACTTAGCGCCATTGCAGGCAAGTTTTGGTGCGGCCTTGGCGGCTTCACCAGCTTTATTGCTCATGCGGGTGGACCGCCAATGAGCGTATATTTACTCCGAGCCAATCTTGATAAAACCCAATACGTCGCAACCGCAGCCGTTATATTCACTGCAATCAACTACGTTAAGCTCATTCCATACGGCATGCTTGGGCAATTTAACACCTCAAATATACTGCTCTCACTCAGCTTTATACCCGTGGCTTTTTTAGGCGTTCAACTCGGTGCTTGGCTACATTACAAAATATCCACCACAGTGTTTTTCAAAGCCATGTACAGCTTTCTCTTTCTCACCGGGGTCAAACTTATCTGGGATGGCATTTCAGCACTAAACTAG
- the tsaE gene encoding tRNA (adenosine(37)-N6)-threonylcarbamoyltransferase complex ATPase subunit type 1 TsaE — protein sequence MRIEKEVYGEEAMERLGGSIALVLKNGGVVYLEGDLGMGKTTLVRGVLRGLGYQGPVKSPTYTLVEPYELSGLEVNHFDLYRVADAEELEYMGIRDYFTEGSLCLIEWADMGRGVLPEADWVISLGLIRQGRHVSLEAQTEKGYAAFHALQKVITS from the coding sequence ATGCGAATAGAAAAAGAAGTGTACGGTGAAGAGGCGATGGAGCGGTTAGGAGGGTCTATTGCTTTGGTTTTAAAAAACGGTGGAGTGGTCTATTTAGAGGGTGACTTAGGGATGGGTAAAACCACCTTGGTAAGAGGGGTATTACGAGGCTTGGGGTATCAAGGGCCCGTAAAAAGTCCAACCTATACTCTTGTTGAGCCGTATGAATTAAGTGGTTTAGAGGTCAATCATTTTGACCTGTATCGAGTGGCCGATGCCGAAGAGCTTGAGTATATGGGGATTCGCGATTACTTTACAGAAGGCAGCTTGTGTTTGATTGAATGGGCAGATATGGGGCGTGGCGTGCTTCCTGAGGCGGATTGGGTTATTTCTCTCGGTCTGATTCGGCAAGGTCGTCATGTTTCTTTAGAGGCGCAAACAGAAAAAGGCTATGCCGCTTTTCATGCTTTGCAAAAGGTTATTACTTCTTGA
- a CDS encoding N-acetylmuramoyl-L-alanine amidase, translating to MHTKFQICVFVFINLILSITCSSVVAAEVRDIRVAQQEGVTRLVFELSEASEHRIFSLSNPERIVLDVSNVALTPSVVNGLSALSSDVLMRIRYAKRDDGVRFVLDLAQSAKAKSTVLAANATYGPRILVELEYGARKPATIVKSLANLSKEKRDIVIAIDPGHGGKDPGALGQYKVREKDIVLSIGKELASRINAVDGFKAVLTRSTDTYLQLRDRSRVAREANADLMISVHADAFTQPSARGASVWALSLSGKTSEMGRWLAQQENSADLVGGISLDDKDQLLAEVLLDMSMNSTIQMSLNVGNSVLGEMRGVAVLHKDTVQQAGFVVLKSPDIPSILVETGFVSNKTEAKNLSSRAYRVKLATSIAKGVVDYFTKNAPDGTLVAWKQKKHSDYIYTVDKGDTLSEIARRNQVPLPTLRQANNLNNDVIRIGQKLVIPAG from the coding sequence ATGCATACTAAATTTCAAATTTGTGTTTTTGTTTTTATTAATTTAATCCTGTCTATTACATGTTCAAGTGTGGTGGCGGCAGAGGTTCGAGATATTCGCGTTGCTCAACAAGAGGGGGTGACGCGTTTGGTATTTGAGCTGTCTGAAGCCTCAGAGCATCGTATTTTTTCTCTTTCCAATCCAGAACGAATTGTTTTGGATGTTAGTAATGTCGCTTTAACTCCGTCTGTCGTTAATGGTTTGTCTGCGCTATCGTCTGATGTGTTGATGCGAATTCGTTATGCGAAGCGAGATGATGGTGTCCGCTTTGTGCTTGATCTCGCGCAATCGGCTAAGGCCAAAAGTACGGTGTTGGCGGCTAATGCGACTTATGGTCCTCGTATATTGGTTGAACTTGAGTATGGCGCTCGAAAGCCTGCCACCATTGTTAAAAGCTTAGCGAATTTGTCAAAAGAGAAGCGCGATATTGTGATTGCCATTGATCCTGGGCATGGCGGTAAAGACCCAGGAGCATTGGGGCAGTACAAGGTCCGAGAAAAAGATATTGTTTTGTCGATTGGTAAAGAGTTGGCGAGTCGAATCAATGCGGTGGATGGGTTTAAAGCGGTATTGACACGATCGACCGATACTTACCTTCAGCTGCGTGACCGCTCTCGTGTGGCACGTGAGGCGAATGCGGATTTAATGATTTCAGTTCATGCAGACGCTTTTACTCAACCGAGTGCGCGCGGTGCGTCGGTTTGGGCGCTCTCTTTGAGCGGTAAGACTTCTGAGATGGGGCGGTGGTTGGCTCAACAGGAAAATTCGGCTGATCTGGTCGGCGGTATTTCATTGGATGATAAAGATCAGCTGTTGGCGGAAGTGCTGTTGGATATGTCGATGAACTCGACTATTCAGATGAGTTTAAACGTTGGGAATAGCGTGTTGGGTGAAATGAGAGGCGTGGCTGTGTTGCATAAAGATACGGTGCAGCAGGCGGGTTTTGTGGTGTTGAAATCACCTGATATTCCTTCTATTTTGGTTGAAACTGGGTTTGTTTCTAATAAAACCGAGGCGAAGAATTTATCTAGTAGAGCGTACCGGGTCAAGCTGGCAACATCGATTGCTAAGGGTGTGGTTGATTATTTTACCAAGAATGCCCCTGATGGTACCTTGGTGGCTTGGAAGCAAAAAAAGCATTCTGACTATATTTACACGGTAGATAAAGGCGATACTTTGTCGGAGATTGCGCGTCGCAATCAAGTTCCTCTGCCGACCTTGCGTCAAGCTAATAATTTGAATAACGATGTTATTCGGATAGGTCAGAAGCTCGTTATACCAGCTGGGTAA
- the mutL gene encoding DNA mismatch repair endonuclease MutL, protein MQRISLLSPRLANQIAAGEVVERPASVVKELLENSLDAGSSQLDIDVEQGGVRRIKIRDNGTGIMKDDLSLALSRHATSKIITLDDLEAVRTLGFRGEALASISSVSRMHLTSQAENEVEAWRVEAEGKDMATAIRPASHPQGTTIEVRDLFFNTPARRKFLRTEKTEFAHLEEVVKRLALSRYETGFRLSHNGKQVYDLRPVTDQLHAEHRLATLLGKKFIENSLTLDVEAAGLRLWGWIGLPTFSRSQADLQYFFVNGRVVKDKLVAHAVRQAYRDVLYNGRHPTFVLYLELDPSTVDVNVHPTKHEVRFRDGRLVHDFLFSRIHKAIADVRPESDAAPTGIQDSVSSEPALYGASITEQSALPLSNRPSATSMDWMRSASNSLGASEVRGQLDGMSRLSGYAQEYVSTTETVDPETGEVREVSSPSSLGQGVNPLVRSEGDYQAVPPLGFAVAQLHGVYILSESEQGLILVDMHAAHERIVYERMKTAFYQKNIASQPLLVPINIAVSQSEADLVEENGSVFESFGFRVERTGLESVMVREVPVILIRGDVESLVRDVISDLSANGVSDLMASRANELMASMACHGAVRANRKLTIAEMNSLLRDMEVTERSGQCNHGRPTWAHLTMSDLDKLFLRGR, encoded by the coding sequence ATGCAAAGAATTAGTCTTTTATCTCCGCGTTTAGCGAACCAAATTGCGGCGGGAGAGGTGGTCGAACGGCCTGCTTCCGTAGTGAAGGAGTTACTCGAAAATAGCCTAGATGCTGGATCGTCGCAGCTTGATATTGATGTCGAGCAGGGCGGCGTAAGACGTATAAAAATACGCGATAATGGCACGGGGATTATGAAAGACGATTTGTCTTTGGCCTTGAGTCGTCATGCGACCAGTAAAATTATTACGTTGGATGATTTGGAGGCGGTTCGTACGCTTGGTTTCCGAGGCGAGGCGTTAGCCAGTATCAGCTCGGTGTCTCGGATGCATCTTACCTCTCAGGCTGAAAATGAAGTGGAAGCTTGGCGTGTTGAGGCGGAGGGAAAAGACATGGCGACGGCGATTCGCCCTGCTTCACATCCACAAGGCACGACGATTGAAGTGCGTGATTTATTCTTCAATACCCCTGCTCGGCGCAAGTTTTTGCGCACAGAGAAAACCGAATTTGCGCATCTAGAAGAAGTGGTGAAAAGGCTGGCGTTAAGTCGTTATGAGACAGGTTTTCGCTTAAGTCATAATGGCAAGCAGGTTTATGATTTGCGTCCTGTCACTGATCAGCTGCATGCTGAGCATAGGTTGGCGACCTTACTGGGTAAAAAATTCATTGAAAACTCGTTGACATTAGATGTTGAAGCGGCGGGGTTGCGTCTGTGGGGGTGGATTGGTTTGCCGACCTTTTCACGGTCTCAGGCAGATCTGCAGTATTTCTTTGTGAATGGTCGCGTGGTGAAAGACAAATTAGTCGCTCATGCGGTGCGTCAGGCTTATCGCGATGTTTTGTATAATGGCCGTCATCCTACCTTTGTTTTGTATCTAGAATTAGACCCTTCAACAGTTGATGTCAATGTTCATCCTACCAAGCATGAAGTGCGCTTTCGTGATGGTCGCTTGGTGCATGATTTCTTGTTTAGCCGAATTCACAAAGCGATTGCGGATGTGCGGCCTGAATCTGATGCGGCGCCTACGGGGATACAGGATTCTGTTAGCAGTGAGCCTGCGCTATATGGTGCGAGCATTACTGAGCAATCCGCTTTACCCTTGTCTAATCGACCCAGCGCTACGTCAATGGATTGGATGCGGTCAGCGTCAAACTCATTGGGTGCTTCCGAGGTGCGAGGGCAGCTTGACGGTATGAGTCGCCTTTCGGGTTATGCTCAAGAATATGTGTCTACCACTGAAACAGTTGACCCTGAAACAGGTGAAGTGCGAGAAGTGTCTTCTCCTAGTAGCTTGGGGCAGGGTGTCAATCCGTTGGTGAGGTCTGAAGGGGATTATCAAGCCGTGCCGCCGTTGGGTTTTGCGGTGGCGCAATTACATGGTGTGTATATTCTTTCTGAGAGTGAGCAAGGGCTGATTTTGGTGGATATGCACGCGGCTCATGAGCGAATTGTTTATGAGCGTATGAAAACGGCTTTTTATCAAAAAAACATTGCCTCTCAGCCCCTGTTGGTGCCGATTAATATTGCTGTGTCACAGAGTGAGGCAGACCTTGTTGAAGAAAATGGGTCGGTGTTTGAGTCGTTTGGCTTTCGTGTAGAAAGAACGGGGTTAGAAAGTGTGATGGTGCGTGAGGTGCCAGTAATATTGATCCGAGGCGATGTAGAGAGCCTGGTGCGTGATGTGATTAGTGATTTGTCCGCGAACGGTGTGTCGGATTTAATGGCGTCTCGGGCGAATGAGCTGATGGCGTCTATGGCGTGCCATGGTGCTGTGCGGGCGAATCGTAAACTGACGATTGCGGAAATGAATAGTCTGCTTCGGGATATGGAAGTAACGGAGCGCAGTGGTCAATGCAATCATGGTCGACCGACTTGGGCGCATTTAACTATGTCTGATTTGGATAAACTCTTTTTGAGGGGGCGTTAA
- the miaA gene encoding tRNA (adenosine(37)-N6)-dimethylallyltransferase MiaA: MAKPHVVCLMGPTASGKTGLAVELAQHHDFEIISVDSALVYKGMDIGTAKPDADLLSKAPHRLIDIIDPLESYSAADFVTDAVEQAQEILSKGKTPLLVGGTMMYFNALQKGLAEMPTANAELRAIIEGEAALKGWPALHEELQKIDPEAALRIHPNDPQRLQRALEVFRLTGRSMTQLWAEQEPVSLPFEMINMAVMPKERSVLHERIEQRFYEMMEQGFLAEVEGLYRRGDLSIDMPSMRCVGYRQLWQYLEGDDLLDDAIFKGVVASRQLAKRQLTWLRGWEDLMIFDSLSKDLVPEALNYIESKII, encoded by the coding sequence ATGGCAAAGCCACATGTTGTTTGTTTGATGGGGCCGACGGCCTCGGGGAAAACCGGGTTGGCCGTCGAATTGGCTCAGCATCATGATTTTGAGATTATTAGCGTCGATTCTGCTTTAGTGTACAAAGGGATGGACATTGGTACGGCAAAGCCCGATGCGGATTTGTTGTCTAAAGCGCCCCATCGACTGATTGATATTATAGACCCGCTTGAGTCTTATTCGGCGGCTGATTTTGTGACAGACGCGGTTGAGCAGGCGCAAGAGATTTTGTCGAAAGGCAAGACGCCGCTTTTGGTGGGGGGCACCATGATGTATTTTAATGCCCTGCAAAAAGGGTTGGCAGAAATGCCCACTGCCAATGCTGAATTGCGCGCTATTATAGAAGGTGAGGCCGCGCTGAAAGGTTGGCCTGCATTGCATGAAGAATTGCAAAAAATTGACCCTGAAGCCGCTTTGCGTATCCATCCTAATGATCCGCAGCGCCTGCAGAGGGCGCTTGAGGTGTTTCGTTTGACGGGGCGGTCTATGACCCAGCTTTGGGCTGAGCAAGAGCCCGTTTCTTTGCCATTTGAGATGATCAATATGGCGGTCATGCCGAAAGAGCGAAGTGTTTTGCATGAGCGTATTGAGCAGCGTTTTTATGAGATGATGGAGCAGGGCTTTTTGGCTGAGGTTGAGGGGCTTTATCGGCGTGGAGATTTGTCTATTGATATGCCTTCAATGCGTTGTGTTGGTTATCGACAGTTGTGGCAGTATTTAGAGGGTGATGATTTGCTAGATGATGCTATCTTTAAGGGGGTGGTGGCGTCTCGTCAGTTGGCTAAAAGGCAGTTAACTTGGCTACGAGGTTGGGAAGATTTAATGATTTTTGATAGTTTGTCAAAAGATCTTGTGCCTGAGGCCTTGAATTACATCGAAAGCAAGATTATATAG
- the hfq gene encoding RNA chaperone Hfq yields the protein MSKGQSLQDPYLNILRKERVPVSIFLVNGIKLQGQIESFDQFVILLKNTVSQMVYKHAISTVVPSRTIRVPSPDQPEDAAE from the coding sequence ATGTCAAAAGGGCAATCATTACAAGACCCTTATCTAAATATTCTACGTAAAGAAAGAGTGCCAGTGTCTATCTTTCTTGTAAATGGAATTAAGCTTCAAGGTCAAATCGAATCATTCGATCAGTTTGTGATTCTATTGAAAAATACCGTTAGTCAAATGGTTTATAAACATGCCATTTCGACGGTAGTGCCTTCTCGTACTATCCGCGTCCCGTCTCCTGATCAGCCGGAAGATGCTGCTGAATAG
- the hflX gene encoding ribosome rescue GTPase HflX codes for MFFERPDSGEIAVLVHIDFNDQKESYGPEEFVELAISAGADPVAVVSGSRQRPDARYFIGTGKLAEIKDIVDREEAQVVLFDHALSPSQERNLESVLQCRVLDRTGLILDIFAQRARTHEGKLQVELAQLQHMSTRLIRGWTHLERQKGGIGMRGPGETQLETDRRLLRERIKAIQKRLAKVGSQRDQNRRSRDRSSVPTVSLVGYTNAGKSTLFNRATGADVYAADQLFATLDPTLRRLDIEQIGSIVLADTVGFIRQLPHRLIKAFQATLKESSEADLLLHVVDAADVSRDENMAHVDSVLEEIGANEVPMLIVFNKIDALPTAEPRIDRDANGNPFRVWLSARDGQGIDLLKQAIAELLAEDVFSETLYLPSKYGRLRAMLFEHGAVRSERFDETGQFVLDVKLPKKDYLQILARAGMSEDQIEIT; via the coding sequence TTGTTTTTTGAACGTCCAGATAGTGGTGAAATAGCTGTATTGGTCCATATAGATTTTAATGATCAAAAAGAATCTTATGGACCTGAAGAGTTTGTTGAACTTGCTATTTCGGCTGGTGCAGACCCTGTTGCTGTTGTTTCGGGGTCTCGTCAGCGTCCTGATGCTAGGTACTTTATTGGTACTGGTAAGTTAGCCGAAATAAAAGATATTGTGGATCGAGAAGAGGCGCAAGTTGTGCTTTTTGATCATGCTTTGTCCCCTTCCCAAGAGCGCAATCTAGAAAGTGTTTTGCAGTGCCGGGTGCTTGATCGCACCGGGCTCATACTTGATATTTTTGCTCAGCGTGCGCGTACCCATGAGGGTAAGTTGCAGGTAGAGTTAGCGCAATTACAACATATGTCGACCCGTCTTATTCGAGGCTGGACACACCTAGAGCGCCAAAAAGGCGGTATAGGGATGCGTGGCCCCGGTGAAACTCAGCTTGAGACTGACCGTCGATTGCTTAGAGAGCGTATCAAGGCTATTCAAAAAAGGTTGGCAAAAGTAGGTTCTCAGCGTGATCAGAATCGTCGGTCTCGTGATCGATCTTCTGTACCAACCGTTTCTTTGGTTGGTTATACCAACGCGGGTAAGTCAACCTTGTTTAATCGTGCTACTGGTGCCGATGTTTATGCTGCGGATCAGTTGTTTGCGACACTGGATCCGACGTTGAGACGTTTGGATATAGAACAGATTGGCTCTATTGTGTTGGCGGATACTGTTGGCTTTATTCGTCAATTGCCTCATCGATTGATTAAAGCGTTTCAGGCGACCTTAAAAGAGTCTTCGGAAGCGGATTTGTTATTGCATGTGGTGGATGCGGCCGATGTATCTCGTGATGAGAATATGGCTCATGTCGATTCTGTGCTAGAAGAAATTGGTGCGAATGAAGTGCCAATGCTGATTGTGTTTAATAAAATTGATGCCTTGCCAACGGCAGAGCCCCGAATCGATAGAGATGCTAACGGGAACCCTTTTCGAGTTTGGTTGTCTGCTCGTGATGGTCAGGGCATTGATTTACTTAAACAGGCGATAGCTGAGCTATTGGCGGAAGATGTTTTTAGTGAAACGCTTTATTTGCCCAGTAAGTATGGGCGCTTAAGGGCGATGCTGTTTGAGCATGGAGCGGTGAGGTCGGAGCGCTTTGATGAAACCGGTCAATTTGTGCTTGATGTAAAACTGCCAAAAAAAGATTATTTACAGATTCTGGCTCGTGCTGGTATGTCTGAAGATCAGATAGAAATCACCTGA